tatttattttattttatttaagtttaagagtTTACAaattactgttaaatataagaatattctgttaaatataagaatattccgttaaagttaacattaaaaaataaaaaaattttaaaaacaaaaatttcccttatctacacacttattatataaaagagatatatatcTTTTGTTAGGTAACTTTCTTCTTAATCCACCAAATAATCCATCCCTATACAGCCCtataaatgaaaattttatacCAATATATTAGGAATTTCATGTGCTTACTTGAGAAAATGGATACTCATTTCTTCTTTAGAAATACGCGTAGAGCAATAATTGGAACAATGAACATGGATTGTATTCTTTTTTAATATGCCTATGCCCACCTTCCCACCACAAGGAACCACAATAGAAATAAACAAATGACAAACCTTGCTGGGGTTAGTGGAATCTGTCGTTTTGGGGACCAAAAGTCCAAACTTATTTGTCAAGCAATAAAAAATATTGTGCTAACTTCTATAAACGTATCAATTAACTTGTATCCCAAATCAGAGTGGTTCGGTCTCGATAGGAAAGCACTGAGTTGTGATAGCATCTAATATACCAGAGTTATCATTTAGTTCATTTTTCAGTCATTGGAAACACCCCATCTCAGCTTGAAACAATGTTTCAAAGAATAGTAGTGCTTTTCTTTCTCATCTTTCTCAACAGCTATGTCATTTTGGCATCAGATCCTGACCCCGTCCAAGACTTCTGCATATCTAACATGGGGGCTGCAACCAAAACCGACCATTGCAAGAACTCGTCCACCGCAACGGTTGAAGATTTCGTCTTCTCCGGCATCAAGTCTTCTGGAAAATTTGGCCCAACAGGGCTTTCTGCTATTTCAGTCAACTCCAACACCTTTCCAGGGCTTAACACACTGGGGATGTCATTTGTAAGAGCTGACTTTGAGGTTGGAGGGGTTAATGTTCCTCATTTCCATCCAAGGGCTACTGAGATAGCATTTGTGCTTGAAGGGAAGGTCTATTCTGGATTTATTGACACAAACAATAAGATTTTTGCTAAAGTGATTGAGAAAGGAGAGGTCATGGTGTTTCCTAGGGGCATGGTGCACTTTCAGATGAATGTGGGAGACACTCCTGCCACTATACTTGGGAGTTTTAACAGTCAAAATCCTGGGTTGCAGAGGATTCCAACAGCAATATTTGGATCTGGGATTAAAGATCAGCTTTTGGAGAAGGCTTTTGGGTTGAATTCTAAAGAGCTTTCCAAGTTAAAGAAAAGGTTTGCTCCCAACTGATTGAGATGAAagatttcagttttttttttaaatcatattttagcCAACAAATAGATTATGCACATATGGTAAACATGTGTTTTTTTGTCCAAATTGGATTTCCAAAGTTATGAATCTTAATAATGCAGCATATGCATGTATTCCTTTCCTAGGGAAGTTTTTCAGAAGTGACACTGGTGGAAATGAAaaagaaattattattattattgttgttattatcattatatttggGTTCAGTTATCTAAAGAAAAAGGAAGGCTTTATTGTGTAGGATCATGAGAACGTAGATCCATAGTTAATTCTTCAAGGAAACCTTTGAATATTTATATGAAAGTTAGATTAGCCAAAGTcaaaaaatcattttaatttcAAAGACCTTATAAAACTTTAGACGGGTGATCACATAGGACTCTATAAGTTAAtgattttgaatattaaaaaaggAAAATTTGCAGCGAAAAATGAGTAAAAAGtttattaagtatttttttttcatgtaaAAAATAAGCAAGTAATGCAAAAAATGATCccaagtagttttttttttttggtaaaaattAGTCTAATATGTTGCACTTAAGTTTTTTTATTGCAAAAACGACATCTTACACTAATTTTGTCtcgattttaattaattaattaataaaaacttaaaaacatatatatctaatattaaaatttatatgaaatcTATTTTAAAACTTGTTAGTGATTTATGTACAACTCTTTAGACTACTTATTTTTGCCACAAATTTCCCTAAATATAATGTTCCATAACTATGACTTGTTATCTTTAAATATATCTATTCTTGAAAACCAAAGTCAAAATTTATGTCTTTTTTCCCTTATGCAAAAGGAGCAGAGCTTCACAATTACCAAACATCATGATTTAAGATAAGATCCTCCTGTCCTGGCCATAAAGTTAAAGTGAAGAGCATTCTCTTCCTTTATGGAGAATACTCTGTTTGTGGGGGTTGAAACTTGTGACTAAGTTCCATCATGTCATATTTTGAATGGTCACACAAGAAAAAGATTAACTTTGCATCTACTGGAGCTTCACCACTGAAATATCTCTCTACTCATTCCAAAATATGACATGAGGAATCCTATGAGAAATACATATTGCTGGTCTCAGCCATACTGTCCTCAAAACTGGACAATATCTTTTAGGATGTTCTTTTAGTTATTTTACTTTTCTTCAGCTTGAGTGAATCTTTATCTTTCATTCTCTCAAATGTGATACAGAAGAAATAGTTTTGATACACTTCAAGTTTGTGACTGCAGTAAGCTATTCTATACTATGTTCTCAAACCAAAAAGCTCTACAACATTCAGCACGAGGTCACATGAAGGAATATAGAAAAATAGCACCTTGGCCTATGTGTTCAGTATTGAGAATTAGAATCACAAACCGAACATACATGCAACATTGTTATAAAACTCTCAGA
This genomic interval from Humulus lupulus chromosome 8, drHumLupu1.1, whole genome shotgun sequence contains the following:
- the LOC133797758 gene encoding germin-like protein subfamily 3 member 2 produces the protein MFQRIVVLFFLIFLNSYVILASDPDPVQDFCISNMGAATKTDHCKNSSTATVEDFVFSGIKSSGKFGPTGLSAISVNSNTFPGLNTLGMSFVRADFEVGGVNVPHFHPRATEIAFVLEGKVYSGFIDTNNKIFAKVIEKGEVMVFPRGMVHFQMNVGDTPATILGSFNSQNPGLQRIPTAIFGSGIKDQLLEKAFGLNSKELSKLKKRFAPN